In one window of Nicotiana tabacum cultivar K326 chromosome 12, ASM71507v2, whole genome shotgun sequence DNA:
- the LOC107771595 gene encoding monooxygenase 1-like, which yields MEPGGCEEMHEIVIVGGGLCGLATALALHKKGLKSVVLEKSETLRAAGAAIGVLPNGWRALDQLGVGSHLRSTSLPLQGTRMTWIDEGKEQYTHNKNIGEVRCLKRSDIVETFADALPPKTIRFGCEIASVEMDPLTSLPCIVLSNGKRIGAKILIGCDGSRSVVSSFLGVKPTKTFRISAIRGLTSYPNGHSFPLEFVRLISGQTKFGRLPINDKLVHWFINVHHGTDSKFPQEPELIKQRALEATSDHPKDVQEIIEGCDLDSLSFTHLRYHKPWDLMLGNFREKTVTVAGDAMHVMGPFLGQGGSAGIEDAVVLARNLAKTLKGGFDHEKVGEALDQYIKERRMRVVKLATQAYLTALLIENRPILTKFIVIAVMALFFKNPNAHVEYDCGHL from the exons ATGGAGCCAGGTGGTTGTGAAGAAATGCACGAGATAGTCATAGTGGGTGGTGGCCTTTGTGGCCTTGCTACGGCCCTTGCTTTGCACAa GAAAGGGCTAAAGAGTGTTGTGTTAGAGAAATCAGAAACGCTAAGAGCAGCAGGAGCAGCAATAGGTGTATTGCCTAATGGATGGAGGGCATTGGATCAGCTTGGTGTTGGTTCTCACCTAAGATCTACTTCTCTACCTCTTCAAGG GACTCGAATGACATGGATCGACGAGGGCAAAGAACAATACACACATAACAA GAACATTGGGGAGGTTCGCTGTCTGAAAAGGAGCGATATAGTCGAAACATTTGCTGATGCTTTGCCTCCGAAGACAATACGTTTTGGATGTGAAATTGCGTCAGTGGAAATGGATCCTCTCACTTCATTACCATGCATTGTACTATCTAATGGAAAGCGTATTGGTGCCAAG ATTTTGATCGGGTGTGATGGATCGAGGTCAGTAGTGTCAAGTTTCCTTGGGGTAAAGCCTACCAAAACTTTTCGTATCTCTGCAATCAGGGGTTTAACGAGTTATCCAAATGGTCACTCATTTCCTCTCGAATTTGTCCGCCTCATAAGTGGTCAAACTAAATTTGGAAGATTACCGATCAATGATAAGTTGGTCCATTGGTTTATTAATGTTCATCACGGAACAG ATTCCAAATTTCCACAAGAGCCAGAGCTTATCAAACAAAGAGCCCTGGAGGCAACAAGTGATCATCCAAAAGATGTACAAGAAATAATAGAGGGATGTGACCTGGATTCTCTATCTTTCACTCACTTGAGATATCACAAACCATGGGACTTGATGCTTGGAAATTTTCGCGAAAAGACAGTAACGGTTGCTGGAGATGCAATGCATGTGATGGGTCCATTTCTTGGCCAGGGAGGTTCGGCAGGAATAGAAGATGCAGTGGTTCTTGCAAGAAACTTGGCAAAGACATTAAAGGGAGGTTTTGATCATGAAAAAGTTGGAGAGGCACTGGATCAGTATATAAAAGAGAGGAGAATGAGGGTGGTAAAACTGGCAACACAAGCTTATCTTACTGCCCTTCTTATTGAGAATAGACCAATACTGACAAAATTTATTGTCATAGCTGTGATGGCCCTTTTCTTCAAAAACCCAAATGCTCATGTGGAATATGACTGTGGTCACCtttga